The nucleotide window CGCCAGATTCCCGGCAAAAACCAGCAGAGCGAGAAACAGCCAGGAGCCTGCAAACAGGGCTTCCTTTCCTCCCGCCTGGAGATTAATCTCCGGCAATGCGATGTAAAGCATGACGCCGCATAACAGCAGGTACAATAAGTAACGGTTCTTCTTCATTCTTGCCCTCCTATAGGTTGTCTTAATTCATATCTATGCTTAACAGGCAGAAAAAAGCATGGTAAATAAAAAAGCCGCACAAATTTTGTGCAGCCATGGGTATTACAATTCGATCGCTTCTCCCGCTTCAAGGACACGACCTTGATTGTTTTTCAGCATTTTTACGAAGGCATGGGGATCCTGCTTGATTGGCGGGAACGTATTGAAATGGATTGGCACAACTTGCTTTGCGCCTAGAAATTCAGCAGCCAGTGCCGCATCTTCTGGTCCCATCGTAAAATTGTCGCCAATCGGCAGGAATGCCAGGTCAATTGGATGCCTTTCGCCAATCAGCTTCATGTCAGAAAACAGACCAGTGTCGCCCGCATGGAACACTGTTTTTCCTTCTGCCATGAACAGGATGCCAGCAGGCATGCCTCCATAAATCACTTCATTGTTTTCCGTGACCATACCTGTTCCATGGAAGGCCTGGGTCATCTTGACTTTGCCAAAATCAAATTCATACGCGCCGCCAATCGACATCCCATGTGTGTTCAGGCCTTTCCAGCTTAAATATGTAGCGACTTCGAAATTGGCGATTACCAGAGCATCATGTTTCTTCGCCAATTCAAGGGTATCCCCGAGGTGGTCTCCATGCGCATGGGTGAGGATAATCACATCTGGCTTCACATCCTCCACCTTCAGATCGGTCAGGTCATTTCCAGTAATGAATGGATCAATCAGGATGGTTTTCCCATTCGATTCAATTTTAACAACAGAATGGCCGTGATAAGATACTTTCATATTATCGCTCCTTTCATTGGGCTATTTTCACAAAAATCACGTTAGAAACCTTGCAAAAATCAGCCATATAAATAAACTATTTCAACACCCTTTGACAATCTCCTGCTTCCATTTTCTTTTTACCCAACAACTCTTATCATTAAAAGTTTTACTTTTGACCAGGTAATTGCTACTCTCATAGTGTGATGTACATATAGAGGAGGAATATCTATGACTGAAAGATTGGCTGCGTTATCAGGATGGATGAAGGACAATGATGTGGATGTCACATTTATTACATCCCCTGATAATGTATTTTATTTGAGCGGATTTTTAAGCGATCCACACGAAAGATTACTGGCTGTTGCCGTGTTCCAGGATGCTGAGCCTTTCATGATCTGCCCGGCTATGGATAAGGAAAATGCCAAGAATGCCGGATGGGAGCTTGAAATCCTTGGCTACAGCGACACAGATGATTCAATGGAACTTGCCTTCAATGCGATGAAGAAGCGTATTTCTTCCATCAAGAAGATTGCAATTGAGAAGGAACAGCTGAATGTCGAGCGTTATGAGAAGCTGACTGGACTTGTAGGCAATGGTGAATTCGTTTCAGCAGAGGAAAAACTGCGCCTGATGCGGATGGTGAAAACTGAAGAAGAATTGCAAAAGCTCAGAAAAGCTTGTGAACTGGCTGATTTTGCGATTGAGACAGGAGTCAGCGAGATCAAGGAAGGCAAAACCGAGCTGGATGTCCTTGCTGCAATTGAGTATGAATTGAAGAAAAAAGGCGTTACAGAAATGTCATTTTCAACAATGGTACTCACAGGAAAGAATGCTGCAGCTCCGCATGGCACTCCAGGGCTGACAAAGATCAAGAAAGGCGACCTCGTCTTATTCGACCTTGGCGTTGTGATGGATGGCTACTGCTCAGATATCACAAGGACCGTTGCCTATGGCGAGATTAATAAACAGCAGGAAGAAATCTACAACACCGTGTTGAAAGCACAGCTGAAAGCTTTGGATACAGCTCGTGCCGGCATAGCCTGCTCAGAGGTTGACCTTGCTGCACGCAAAGTGATTGAAGAAGCGGGATACGGCGACTACTTCCCGCACCGCCTAGGCCACGGACTCGGAGTCAGCGTCCACGAGTATCCATCATTGACTAGCACGAATCCATTACTAATGGAAAAAGGAATGGTGTTCACTGCAGAGCCGGGAATCTATGTGCCAGGCGTCGCGGGCGTAAGAATTGAAGATGATGTGGTCATCACCGAGGATGGAATTGAAATTTTAACGAAATACCCTAAAGAATTGGTATTTGTATCGTAAAATAAGCCCAAAAACCGCCTGCTGTCATGTGATCCAGGCGGTTTGTTTTTGATTTTCATTGAGGAAGCTTCTTTTTTAGCGAGTTTCAATTTTTTATAGCGGAAATTTCCTTTTTTATATAGCGAAAAAATTTTTTATAGCGACTTTCCTGTTTATATAGCGAAAATTTCTTTTTTATAGCGACTTTCTTTTTTATATAGCGACTTTTGAATTTTTGTAGCGAGTTGGAAAAAATCCGTGTTTTTTTCCAGTTAAAAAAGAGCAGCATCTGCAGCTGCTCTTTTTCCTAATTAGCGATTATCGACTTTTTCCGGGTACATATCGTGGTTCATCATCCGGTAGTTAGCCATTTCCTCGTATTTTGTTCCTGGCTTTCCGTAGTTTGTGTACGGATCGATCGAGATTCCGCCTCTTGGCGTGAATTTTCCCCAGACTTCGATATATCTTGGATCCATCAGCTTGATTAAGTCATTCATGATGATGTTCATGCAATCCTCGTGGAAATCACCGTGGTTCCTGAAGCTGAACAGATACAATTTCAAGGACTTGCTTTCTACCATCAGCTTATCCGGGATGTAACTGATATAAATCGAAGCAAAATCCGGCTGTCCTGTGATCGGGCACAGGCTCGTAAATTCCGGTGTATTGAATTTTACAAAATAATCCCTGTATGGATGCTTGTTTTCGAAGGTTTCCAATATTTCAGGGCTGTATTCGAATAAGTATTTGGTCCCCTGGTTTCCAAGTAACGTCAAATCTTTCATTTCCTCATCTTTTCTTCCTGCCATTATAAAGCCTCCACTAATGTCCGCAAACGCTAAACGAGGCCGAAAACCCTGCTAATAAAAAAACCACATCCTCATGGATATGGTTGAAATTATTCAAATCCATAGTTTTTTATAGAGGGTGTCCGCTATGAACCTCTCCCGCGATGCAGGATTTGTATTCAATTTATATTGCCACTATAAAGAAATGTCCTGTTAAAGTCAAAAGAAAATTTTACAAAGACAAAAGGAGTTATGACAATCCCGTGTATTTCCAGTTTTTATTTTTACATATGTTCATTAGGTTATTTACATTTGTTCAACCACCTGATATATTATTCATGTAAGTAACACATAATAACTTTGTGCTATATATTTTTGCTCATTATGAAAGCGTTTCATTACATTTTTTTGGAAAGGGAATGAATTATATGATTAAAGATTTAGCGGGTATGATTGATCACACATTGCTTAAAGCAAATGCAACTGAAGCAGAGATTGTAAAGCTGGCTGAGGAAGCAAAAGAATATAAATTCGCTTCTGTCTGTGTTAACCCAACATGGGTAAAGACTGCTGCTGAAATTCTTAAGGATGCTGAAGGTGTAAAAGTTTGTACAGTAATCGGCTTCCCTCTTGGAGCTGCAACTTCTGAAACAAAGTCATTCGAAACAAAAAATGCAATTGTAAATGGCGCGACTGAGGTTGACATGGTCATCAACATTGGTGCTTTGAAGGACAAGCAGTATGACCTTGTTGAAAAAGATATCAAAGCTGTTGTTGACGCAGCAAAAGGCAAAGCATTGACTAAGGTGATCATCGAAACTTGCCTTCTTACTGATGAGGAAAAAGAAATGGCTTGCAAGCTTTCTGTTAGTGCAGGAGCTGATTTCGTCAAGACATCTACAGGATTCTCAACAGGAGGAGCAACTGTGGAGGACATCGCTTTGATGAGAAAAACAGTGGGCCCTGATATCGGCGTTAAGGCATCAGGTGGCGTTAGAAGCCTTGAGGATGCACAAAGCATGATCGAAGCTGGTGCAACAAGAATTGGTGCAAGCTCTGGCGTAGCAATTGTCAACGGATTGTCTTCTGACTCTTCATACTAAGCAACAAAAATACCATTTGGGAATGGGGAATGGACGATGGATAAAAAGACGCTTGTTGAAAAAGCTATAGAAGCAAGAAGCACAGCATACGTTCCATATTCTAAGTTTCAGGTTGGCGCAGCAATCATTACGAGCAATGACAATGTCTATCTTGGCTGCAATATTGAAAATGCCTCTTACGGACTGACAAACTGTGCCGAAAGAACTGCCATTTTTAAGGCTGTATCCGAGGGTGATACAGAAATCAAGGCGATTGCAGTAGTCGCTGATACTGAAGGTCCTGTTTCTCCTTGCGGTGCCTGCCGCCAGGTTATTGCAGAATTTGCGACTGAGGATACTAAAATCTATCTTTCGAACCTGAACGGTGATGTGAAGGAAACGACAATTGATGAGATCCTGCCGGGATATTTTACATCCAAGGATATGGACAAAGTCGATCAGTCGAAGAAAATGGTTTAATAGCTGCAAGTTAACATAAGGAGCAATTCCTTTCATCCTCGAAAATAGGGTTTTGGAATTGCTCTTTCTTATTTAATCTATCGCTGCTCGATAAAGGAGGAAAGAGCCGTCCATTCATCAGGACGGCATACATCATGGGAGACGCAGGTTTATTATTATCAGGCGCAGCACTTTTCCTGAACAGCTTGATGCTTCTGGGAAAAGCGAATGCGAAAAGTGTAGCAGTATTCAATTTATTTATCGGAGCCATGCAGGTCATCGTTCCATTCTATTTAATCATCGCATCTGACCAAAGCAATTGGACTATATACAGTCTTGCCAGCATCTTTCTGTTTGGCTTTACTTATTTATATGTTGGCATGACCATATTGAAGGACCTTGATGGCAGCGGACTGGGCTGGTACTCTCTTTGGGTGGCTGTCATAGCCCTTATTTACGCATTCGTTGCATATATCCATTTTGGAGACATCGTCAATACGCTTACTTGGCTGATGTGGGCCTATCTCTGGTTCCTGTTCTTCCTGTCGATGGGAATAAACAAAAAAATCGATGCGTACGTCGGCAAGGTAGCAATGGTTCAGTCATGGCTGACTTTGACTTTCCCGGCATTGCTGTCCATGACCGGCCTATGGAAGACTGATCAGGTAGCGCAAGCATGGATCTATTTCTCGATTGCAGCTTTTGTCTATTTTGCCTATATTACATTCAAGCTGAAAAAAGCAACTGCAAGATCTGAGAGATTCGCTTAGCCAAGATGGGTTTATCTGACCCCCAAAAAAGCAAAAACCGTCCTGCCGATTTGGCATGGACGGTTTTCTTTTGTTGGCGATTATTTAGCCAATACGTTTGTCAGTACTGGAACGACTTGCTTCTTGCGGGAAACGACGCCTTTAAGTGTCGCTGTATTGTCTTCAAGCGTCACATTGAATGCTTCTTCGACTGCTGAAGCCTTTTCACCAATCGCAAGTGCAGCAGAATCATTTGTTAAAATATCCGTGATGACCAGCAAGAATAAACCAAGCTTCTTCTCAGCCACTTTCTTGTTCAATGCATCCTCAAGCTCCACCTTGCGTGAGAGAACATCATTGACGTCCACTGTGTTCACCTGGGCGATTTCAACCTTTGACTCACCCATTTGGAATTCCTTTGCGTCAAGGGAGATGAGCTCTTCAATCGTTTTGCTGCTAAGATCAGCGCCAGCCTTCAGCATTTCAAGGCCGTATTCTTCTGCATTCACTCCAGCAATTTCAGCCAGTTCACGAGCAGCCGCCACGTCCTGGTCTGTGCAGGTTGGTGATTTGAACAGCAAGGAATCGGAAATGATTGCAGACAGCATCAATCCGGCAATGTTCTTATCAATTTCAACATTGTTTTCCTTGTACATCTTGTTCAGGATTGTCGCTGTGCAGCCAACTGGCTCAACACGGAAATAAAGTGGATCGCTTGTTTCAAAATTGGCCACACGGTGGTGGTCAATTACTTCAACGATCTGTACATCAGTAATATCTTCCGCACTTTGCTGACGTTCGTTATGGTCGACAAGGATGACCTTGTCCACTTCTTCAGAAACCCTTCCAGCAAGGCGAGGTGCCTCAGCCTTGAAATAATCTAGTGCATATTGAGTTTCTCCATTGACCTGGCCCAGTCGGACTGCTTCTGCATCGACACCAAGCTTTTGCTTTAAGTTTGCATACGCAATCGCAGAGCAGATTGTATCTGTATCAGGATTTTTATGGCCAAAAACAAGTACTTTTTCCATCATGACACTCCTCAAGTTACAATTTATCACGGACATTCCATTAAAGAACC belongs to Mesobacillus sp. AQ2 and includes:
- a CDS encoding metal-dependent hydrolase — translated: MKVSYHGHSVVKIESNGKTILIDPFITGNDLTDLKVEDVKPDVIILTHAHGDHLGDTLELAKKHDALVIANFEVATYLSWKGLNTHGMSIGGAYEFDFGKVKMTQAFHGTGMVTENNEVIYGGMPAGILFMAEGKTVFHAGDTGLFSDMKLIGERHPIDLAFLPIGDNFTMGPEDAALAAEFLGAKQVVPIHFNTFPPIKQDPHAFVKMLKNNQGRVLEAGEAIEL
- a CDS encoding Xaa-Pro peptidase family protein, translated to MTERLAALSGWMKDNDVDVTFITSPDNVFYLSGFLSDPHERLLAVAVFQDAEPFMICPAMDKENAKNAGWELEILGYSDTDDSMELAFNAMKKRISSIKKIAIEKEQLNVERYEKLTGLVGNGEFVSAEEKLRLMRMVKTEEELQKLRKACELADFAIETGVSEIKEGKTELDVLAAIEYELKKKGVTEMSFSTMVLTGKNAAAPHGTPGLTKIKKGDLVLFDLGVVMDGYCSDITRTVAYGEINKQQEEIYNTVLKAQLKALDTARAGIACSEVDLAARKVIEEAGYGDYFPHRLGHGLGVSVHEYPSLTSTNPLLMEKGMVFTAEPGIYVPGVAGVRIEDDVVITEDGIEILTKYPKELVFVS
- the queF gene encoding preQ(1) synthase is translated as MAGRKDEEMKDLTLLGNQGTKYLFEYSPEILETFENKHPYRDYFVKFNTPEFTSLCPITGQPDFASIYISYIPDKLMVESKSLKLYLFSFRNHGDFHEDCMNIIMNDLIKLMDPRYIEVWGKFTPRGGISIDPYTNYGKPGTKYEEMANYRMMNHDMYPEKVDNR
- the deoC gene encoding deoxyribose-phosphate aldolase, with amino-acid sequence MIKDLAGMIDHTLLKANATEAEIVKLAEEAKEYKFASVCVNPTWVKTAAEILKDAEGVKVCTVIGFPLGAATSETKSFETKNAIVNGATEVDMVINIGALKDKQYDLVEKDIKAVVDAAKGKALTKVIIETCLLTDEEKEMACKLSVSAGADFVKTSTGFSTGGATVEDIALMRKTVGPDIGVKASGGVRSLEDAQSMIEAGATRIGASSGVAIVNGLSSDSSY
- a CDS encoding cytidine deaminase, giving the protein MDKKTLVEKAIEARSTAYVPYSKFQVGAAIITSNDNVYLGCNIENASYGLTNCAERTAIFKAVSEGDTEIKAIAVVADTEGPVSPCGACRQVIAEFATEDTKIYLSNLNGDVKETTIDEILPGYFTSKDMDKVDQSKKMV
- a CDS encoding AmiS/UreI family transporter, coding for MGDAGLLLSGAALFLNSLMLLGKANAKSVAVFNLFIGAMQVIVPFYLIIASDQSNWTIYSLASIFLFGFTYLYVGMTILKDLDGSGLGWYSLWVAVIALIYAFVAYIHFGDIVNTLTWLMWAYLWFLFFLSMGINKKIDAYVGKVAMVQSWLTLTFPALLSMTGLWKTDQVAQAWIYFSIAAFVYFAYITFKLKKATARSERFA
- a CDS encoding manganese-dependent inorganic pyrophosphatase, which gives rise to MEKVLVFGHKNPDTDTICSAIAYANLKQKLGVDAEAVRLGQVNGETQYALDYFKAEAPRLAGRVSEEVDKVILVDHNERQQSAEDITDVQIVEVIDHHRVANFETSDPLYFRVEPVGCTATILNKMYKENNVEIDKNIAGLMLSAIISDSLLFKSPTCTDQDVAAARELAEIAGVNAEEYGLEMLKAGADLSSKTIEELISLDAKEFQMGESKVEIAQVNTVDVNDVLSRKVELEDALNKKVAEKKLGLFLLVITDILTNDSAALAIGEKASAVEEAFNVTLEDNTATLKGVVSRKKQVVPVLTNVLAK